The following are encoded together in the Oncorhynchus kisutch isolate 150728-3 linkage group LG8, Okis_V2, whole genome shotgun sequence genome:
- the LOC109885451 gene encoding iroquois-class homeodomain protein IRX-5: MAYPQGYLYQPSPSLALYSCPAYSTSVISGPRTEELGRSSSGSAFAPYAGSTAFTSASPGYNSHLPYSAEAGAAATFASYVSSPYDHTTGMAGSIGYHPYAAPLGSYPYGDPAYRKNATRDATATLKAWLNEHRKNPYPTKGEKIMLAIITKMTLTQVSTWFANARRRLKKENKMTWTPRNRSEDEEEDENIDLEKNDDDEPSKPKDKGDSTDTESDHKLLNPGDIVCDRFKEENHGKETDPLLSDSELKDQGDRTELLPESAKPTTSSPTAVPRGGTELVAQDKPSEMGHAPGTVNSNVTSVIHSSPSAPKPKLWSLAEIATSSDRCKSSSDGPQGHGMGHSTVITTNAASPSRSSPQCPLPNSTVLSRPIYYTSPFYPGYTNYGSFGHLHSHSNHGSGTGSTAHFNGLNQTVLNRAEALVRESQKGRGQTQVDLCKDSPYELKKGMSNI, translated from the exons ATGGCGTATCCTCAGGGTTACTTGTACCAGCCATCCCCTTCTTTGGCGCTGTATTCATGCCCGGCGTACAGCACCAGCGTTATATCGGGACCCAGGACCGAAGAACTTGGTAGATCCTCATCTGGCTCTGCTTTTGCTCCCTATGCCGGATCTACGGCGTTCACCAGCGCTTCGCCCGGGTACAACTCCCATCTCCCGTACAGTGCGGAGGCAGGAGCGGCCGCGACATTCGCTTCATACGTG AGTTCTCCCTATGACCACACGACGGGCATGGCTGGGTCTATAGGATATCACCCCTACGCTGCTCCCCTGGGTTCATACCCCTACGGTGACCCGGCATACCGAAAAAACGCGACCCGCGATGCTACCGCCACTCTCAAAGCCTGGTTGAACGAGCACCGTAAGAACCCCTACCCCACCAAGGGCGAGAAAATCATGCTGGCCATCATCACCAAAATGACCCTCACCCAAGTTTCCACCTGGTTCGCCAACGCCAGGAGGAGGCTAAAGAAGGAGAACAAGATGACCTGGACTCCCCGAAACCGGAGCGAGGACGAGGAGGAAGACGAGAACATCGATCTGGAAAAGAATGACGACGACGAGCCTAGCAAGCCGAAAGACAAGGGAGACTCGACAGACACAGAGTCAG ATCATAAATTGCTGAACCCGGGGGACATAGTGTGcgacagatttaaagaggagaaTCATGGCAAAGAAACGGATCCCCTTCTGAGCGACTCGGAATTAAAAGACCAAGGGGATCGGACAGAGTTACTGCCCGAGTCTGCTAAACCCACCACCTCGTCTCCAACAGCCGTGCCTCGGGGAGGAACGGAGCTCGTTGCGCAAGACAAGCCGTCAGAAATGGGCCATGCGCCGGGCACGGTAAACAGCAACGTGACGTCTGTCATTCACTCCTCCCCATCGGCCCCAAAACCCAAACTCTGGTCCCTGGCTGAGATCGCAACGTCCTCAGACAGGTGTAAGAGCAGCAGCGACGGGCCGCAGGGCCATGGGATGGGTCACAGCACAGTGATCACCACCAATGCAGCGTCACCATCACGGTCCTCCCCACAGTGCCCTCTCCCAAACAGCACAGTCCTATCCAGGCCTATCTACTACACGTCCCCTTTTTACCCGGGCTACACGAACTATGGCAGCTTTGGACATCTTCACAGTCACAGCAATCACGGCTCGGGCACGGGCTCCACAGCACATTTCAATGGATTAAACCAGACTGTGTTAAATAGAGCAGAAGCTTTGGTAAGAGAAAGCCAGAAAGGCAGAGGCCAAACGCAGGTAGATCTTTGTAAAGACTCCCCTTATGAACTAAAGAAAGGTATGTCAAACATTTAA